The Pseudomonas eucalypticola genome has a window encoding:
- a CDS encoding inorganic phosphate transporter encodes MIDLFHGVDAWVLVSLFLALAFVLAFEFINGFHDTANAVATVIYTKAMPPHLAVFFSGAFNFLGVLFGGVGVAYAIVHLLPVELLINVNTGKGLAMVFSLLAAAIAWNLGTWYFGIPSSSSHTLIGSILGVGLANALLNHIPLGNGINWQKAIDIGASLVVSPIVGFVLAALILVGLKWWRPLSNMHKTPEQRKKTDSKKHPPFWNRLVLVVSAMAVSFVHGSNDGQKGIGLIMLVLIGIVPAQFVLDLSSTTYQIERTRDATLHLSQFYQRNEASLGEYLALGKAKSGDLPDQFRCEPQQTEPTIAALQGTLQGVSDYHSLAPEQRIEVRRYLLCLDDTARQVGKLPALDSREKSDLEKLRKDLTVTTEYAPFWVVVAVALALGLGTMIGWKRVVLTIGEKIGKQGMTYAQGMSAQITAALSIGLANVFSLPVSTTHVLSSGVAGTMVANKSGLQGGTIKTIMLAWVLTLPASMALAAGLFWLSSKVVG; translated from the coding sequence ATGATTGATTTATTCCACGGAGTCGACGCCTGGGTACTGGTGAGCCTTTTCCTGGCGCTCGCTTTTGTCCTGGCTTTCGAGTTCATCAATGGCTTTCATGACACCGCCAATGCGGTCGCTACAGTCATTTATACCAAAGCCATGCCGCCTCACCTGGCCGTGTTCTTCTCCGGTGCCTTCAACTTCCTGGGCGTGCTGTTTGGTGGTGTGGGCGTCGCCTATGCGATCGTTCACCTGTTGCCGGTCGAGTTGCTGATCAACGTCAACACCGGCAAGGGTCTGGCCATGGTGTTCTCGTTGCTGGCCGCCGCCATCGCCTGGAACCTGGGTACCTGGTACTTCGGCATCCCGTCGTCCAGCTCGCACACGCTGATCGGTTCGATCCTGGGCGTGGGCCTGGCCAATGCCCTCCTCAACCATATCCCGCTGGGCAACGGCATCAACTGGCAGAAGGCGATCGACATCGGTGCCTCGCTGGTGGTCTCGCCCATCGTGGGTTTCGTGCTGGCAGCGCTCATTCTCGTGGGCCTGAAGTGGTGGCGGCCGCTGTCCAACATGCACAAGACCCCGGAGCAGCGCAAAAAGACCGACTCCAAGAAGCACCCACCGTTCTGGAACCGCCTGGTACTGGTGGTTTCGGCCATGGCCGTGAGCTTCGTGCACGGTTCCAACGACGGCCAGAAGGGTATCGGCCTGATCATGCTGGTGCTGATCGGCATCGTCCCCGCACAGTTCGTGCTGGACCTGAGCAGCACCACTTACCAGATCGAGCGTACCCGTGACGCCACCCTGCACCTGAGCCAGTTCTACCAGCGCAACGAAGCCAGCCTGGGTGAATACCTGGCCCTGGGCAAGGCCAAGAGCGGTGACCTGCCAGACCAGTTCCGTTGCGAGCCGCAACAGACCGAGCCGACCATCGCCGCCCTGCAGGGTACCCTGCAAGGTGTCTCGGACTACCACTCGCTGGCACCGGAGCAGCGCATAGAAGTACGCCGCTACTTGCTGTGCCTGGACGACACCGCGCGCCAGGTGGGCAAGCTGCCAGCGCTGGATTCGCGTGAAAAGTCGGACCTTGAAAAACTGCGCAAGGACCTGACCGTCACCACCGAATACGCGCCGTTCTGGGTCGTGGTGGCCGTGGCGCTGGCATTGGGCCTGGGCACCATGATTGGCTGGAAGCGCGTGGTACTGACCATCGGCGAGAAGATCGGCAAGCAGGGCATGACCTACGCCCAAGGCATGTCGGCGCAGATCACCGCGGCCCTGTCCATCGGCCTGGCCAACGTCTTCAGCCTGCCGGTCTCGACCACGCACGTGCTGTCTTCCGGCGTGGCGGGCACCATGGTCGCGAACAAGAGCGGCCTGCAGGGCGGCACCATCAAGACCATCATGCTGGCCTGGGTACTGACCCTGCCGGCTTCGATGGCGCTGGCGGCCGGCCTGTTCTGGTTGTCCTCGAAAGTGGTGGGTTGA
- a CDS encoding MFS transporter, with the protein MNRPHAAVGNCLDVQSFINTQPLSRYQWRVVILCFLIVFLDGLDTAAMGFIAPALSQDWGIDRASLGPVMSAALIGMVFGALGSGPLADRFGRKVVLVGAVLLFGAFSLASAYSGNVDQLLVLRFLTGLGLGAGMPNATTLLSEYTPERFRSLLVTSMFCGFNLGMAGGGFISAKLIPAYGWHSLLLLGGLLPIVLGVVLLVWLPESARFLVVRNRGTDRIRRTLAPIAPAVVAEAGSFSVPEQKTVKGRNVLAVIFSGTYSVGTLLLWLTYFMGLVIVYLLTSWLPTLMRDSGASMEQAAFIGALFQFGGVLSAVGVGWAMDRFNPHKVIGTFYLLAGVFAYAVGQSLGHITVLATLVLVAGMCVNGAQSAMPSLAARFYPTQGRATGVSWMLGIGRFGAILGAWMGATLLGLGWNFEQVLTALVIPAALATAAVIIKGLVSHADAT; encoded by the coding sequence ATGAATCGTCCACACGCTGCTGTAGGGAACTGCCTTGATGTGCAGTCCTTTATCAACACCCAGCCCCTGTCGCGTTACCAGTGGCGGGTGGTGATCCTGTGTTTCCTGATTGTCTTTCTCGATGGGCTGGATACCGCCGCCATGGGTTTCATCGCCCCGGCGCTGTCCCAGGATTGGGGCATCGACCGCGCCAGCCTGGGCCCGGTGATGAGCGCCGCGCTGATCGGCATGGTATTTGGTGCCCTGGGCTCCGGGCCGCTGGCCGACCGTTTCGGCCGCAAGGTGGTACTGGTGGGCGCCGTGCTGTTGTTCGGCGCGTTCAGCCTGGCTTCGGCCTACAGCGGCAACGTTGACCAATTGCTGGTGCTGCGCTTCCTCACCGGGCTAGGGTTGGGTGCGGGCATGCCCAACGCCACCACGCTGCTGTCCGAATACACACCTGAACGGTTCCGTTCGCTGCTGGTCACCAGCATGTTCTGCGGCTTCAACCTGGGCATGGCTGGTGGTGGTTTCATTTCCGCCAAGCTGATCCCGGCGTACGGCTGGCACAGCCTGTTGCTGCTCGGTGGCTTGCTGCCGATCGTGCTGGGCGTGGTGCTGCTGGTGTGGCTGCCGGAATCGGCGCGTTTTCTGGTAGTGCGCAACCGCGGTACTGACCGTATCCGTCGCACCCTGGCGCCCATAGCGCCCGCCGTGGTGGCCGAGGCTGGCAGTTTCAGCGTGCCGGAGCAGAAAACCGTGAAGGGCCGCAACGTGTTGGCGGTGATCTTCTCGGGTACCTACAGCGTGGGGACCCTGTTGCTGTGGCTCACCTATTTCATGGGCCTGGTGATTGTCTACCTGCTCACCAGCTGGTTGCCCACCCTCATGCGTGACAGCGGCGCTAGCATGGAACAGGCCGCCTTCATCGGCGCGCTGTTCCAGTTCGGCGGTGTATTGAGCGCGGTGGGCGTGGGTTGGGCCATGGATCGGTTCAACCCGCACAAGGTCATTGGTACCTTCTACCTGCTGGCGGGTGTGTTCGCCTACGCCGTGGGCCAGAGCCTGGGCCATATCACGGTGCTCGCGACCCTGGTGCTGGTGGCTGGCATGTGCGTGAACGGCGCGCAATCGGCGATGCCGTCCCTGGCCGCACGCTTCTACCCCACCCAGGGCCGCGCCACTGGCGTATCGTGGATGCTGGGCATCGGTCGCTTCGGCGCCATCCTGGGGGCCTGGATGGGCGCGACCCTGCTGGGCCTGGGCTGGAACTTCGAGCAGGTGCTCACGGCGCTGGTGATCCCGGCGGCGCTGGCCACCGCGGCGGTCATCATCAAAGGCCTGGTCAGCCACGCCGACGCTACGTAA
- a CDS encoding helicase HerA-like domain-containing protein, which yields MADVLQLLIGADLAGQPVGQQLRLANRHGLIAGATGTGKTVTLQRLAEAFSDAGVAVFAADIKGDLCGLGAAGQPGGKVAERIAGMPWLGHRPRAYPVTLWDVQGASGHPLRTTLSEMGPLLLGSLLELTDSQQAALYAAFKVADREGLLLLDLKDLKALLGYLRDNPSVLGDDSALMTSASSQALLRRLATLEQQGAEALFGEPALQLADLLAPAADGRGRIHLLDASRLVHEAPKVYATFLLWLLAELFEQLPERGDADKPLLALFFDEAHLLFTGTPKALQDRLEQVVRLIRSKGVGVYFVTQSPTDLPDNVLAQLGLRVQHGLRAFTAKEQKALKAVADGFRPNPAFDSLAVLTELGIGEALVGSLQDKGTPAMVQRVLVAPPQSRIGPLSEAERQAIIAASPLAGRYDRPIDRESAYEILLARKSPAAEESEAPAPAGTSLADRAGELLGGAAGQAIKSAMRQAANQLGRELVRGLMGSLLGGKKRR from the coding sequence ATGGCGGATGTTCTGCAACTGCTTATCGGTGCAGACCTGGCGGGGCAGCCCGTTGGCCAGCAATTGCGCCTGGCTAACCGCCACGGGCTGATTGCCGGTGCTACCGGTACCGGCAAGACCGTCACTTTGCAGCGCCTGGCCGAAGCGTTCAGCGATGCCGGCGTGGCGGTGTTCGCCGCGGATATCAAGGGCGACCTGTGCGGCCTGGGGGCAGCGGGCCAGCCTGGCGGCAAAGTGGCCGAGCGCATTGCCGGCATGCCCTGGCTGGGACACCGGCCTCGGGCCTACCCGGTCACCTTGTGGGACGTACAGGGGGCCAGTGGCCACCCCTTGCGCACCACGCTCAGCGAAATGGGCCCGCTGTTGCTTGGCAGCCTGCTGGAGTTGACCGACAGCCAGCAGGCGGCCCTGTATGCCGCATTCAAGGTGGCCGACCGCGAAGGGTTGCTGCTGCTGGACCTCAAGGACCTCAAGGCGTTGCTGGGTTACCTGCGCGACAACCCCTCCGTGCTGGGTGACGACAGCGCGCTGATGACCAGCGCTTCAAGCCAGGCCTTGCTGCGGCGCTTGGCGACCCTGGAACAGCAGGGCGCCGAGGCCCTGTTCGGCGAGCCGGCGTTGCAGTTGGCCGACCTGCTGGCGCCGGCCGCCGACGGGCGAGGGCGTATCCACCTGCTCGATGCCAGCCGCCTGGTACATGAAGCGCCGAAGGTGTACGCCACCTTTCTGTTGTGGCTGCTCGCTGAACTGTTCGAGCAGTTGCCGGAGCGCGGCGATGCCGACAAACCGTTGCTGGCGTTGTTCTTCGATGAAGCCCACCTGCTGTTCACCGGCACACCCAAAGCCCTGCAAGACCGCCTTGAGCAGGTGGTGCGGTTGATTCGCTCCAAGGGCGTGGGAGTGTATTTCGTGACTCAGTCGCCCACCGACCTGCCGGACAACGTGCTGGCTCAGCTTGGGCTGCGGGTGCAGCACGGCCTGCGGGCGTTCACCGCCAAGGAGCAGAAAGCCTTGAAAGCCGTGGCCGATGGCTTTCGGCCCAACCCGGCCTTCGACAGCCTGGCGGTACTGACCGAGCTGGGCATTGGCGAAGCGCTGGTGGGTAGCTTGCAGGACAAGGGCACCCCTGCCATGGTCCAGCGGGTGTTGGTGGCGCCACCGCAATCGCGGATCGGCCCGCTGAGCGAGGCTGAGCGTCAGGCTATCATCGCCGCCTCGCCGCTGGCCGGGCGCTATGACAGGCCTATCGACCGTGAGTCGGCCTACGAGATACTGCTGGCGCGCAAGTCACCCGCCGCCGAAGAAAGCGAAGCACCTGCGCCGGCGGGCACCAGCCTGGCCGACAGGGCTGGGGAGCTGCTGGGCGGGGCGGCGGGCCAGGCCATCAAGTCAGCCATGCGCCAGGCGGCCAACCAGTTGGGGCGCGAACTGGTGCGCGGCTTGATGGGGTCGTTGCTGGGGGGCAAGAAGCGGCGCTAG
- the pcaR gene encoding pca regulon transcriptional regulator PcaR, translating to MNDQLRNSFTSLAPPIVASPAKRIQAFAGDPDFMTSLARGLAVVQAFQERKRHLTIAQISHRTEIPRAAVRRCLHTLIKLGYATTDGRTYSLLPKVLTLGHAYLSSTPLAVTAQPYLDRMSEQLHEACNMATLEGDDILYIARSATTQRLISVDLAVGGRLPAYCTSMGRILLAALDDVSLKDYLEHVELQPKTSRTLTTTDALLECLQLVRQQGWCIVDQELEQGLRSIAVPVYDASGQVLAALNVSTHAGRASRTELEQRILPIMLNASRDLSAQLFS from the coding sequence ATGAACGATCAACTGCGCAATTCATTCACCTCATTGGCCCCGCCGATCGTGGCGTCACCGGCCAAGCGAATCCAGGCGTTCGCCGGCGATCCCGATTTCATGACCTCGCTGGCCCGCGGCCTTGCCGTGGTGCAGGCGTTCCAGGAGCGCAAGCGCCACCTGACCATCGCCCAGATCAGCCACCGTACCGAAATCCCTCGCGCCGCCGTGCGCCGTTGCCTGCATACCCTGATCAAGCTGGGCTATGCCACCACCGATGGCCGTACCTATTCGCTGCTACCCAAGGTGCTGACCCTGGGGCATGCGTACCTGTCGTCCACGCCGTTGGCCGTTACCGCGCAGCCGTACCTGGACCGCATGAGCGAGCAATTGCACGAAGCCTGCAACATGGCCACGCTGGAAGGCGATGACATTCTGTACATCGCCCGTTCGGCGACGACCCAGCGCCTTATTTCCGTGGACCTGGCCGTGGGCGGGCGGTTGCCGGCCTACTGCACGTCCATGGGTCGCATCCTGTTGGCGGCCCTGGACGACGTATCGCTCAAGGACTACCTGGAACACGTTGAACTGCAGCCCAAGACTAGCCGCACTCTGACCACCACCGACGCGCTGCTCGAATGCCTGCAATTGGTTCGCCAGCAAGGTTGGTGCATCGTTGACCAGGAACTGGAACAGGGCCTGCGTTCAATCGCGGTCCCGGTGTATGACGCCTCAGGCCAGGTGCTGGCGGCGTTGAACGTCAGTACCCATGCCGGAAGGGCCAGCCGTACCGAGCTGGAGCAGCGCATTCTGCCGATCATGCTCAATGCCAGCCGCGACCTGAGCGCGCAGTTGTTCTCCTGA
- the pcaF gene encoding 3-oxoadipyl-CoA thiolase, producing MMREVFICDAIRTPIGRFGGGLSTVRADDLAAAPIKALIERNPQVDWTAVDEVFLGCANQAGEDNRNVARMALLLAGLPESIPGVTLNRLCASGMDAIGTAFRAIASGEMELAIAGGVESMSRAPFVMGKADAGFSRNMKLEDTTIGWRFINPLMKAQYGVDAMPQTADNVADDYKVSRADQDAFAVRSQQRTAAAQAAGYFAEEIVPVRVAHKKGETIVDTDEHPRADTTIETLAKLKPVNGPDKTVTAGNASGVNDGAAALILASAEAVKKHGLKPRARVLGMASAGVAPRVMGIGPVPAVRKLTERLGVAVSDFDVIELNEAFASQGLAVLRELGIADDAPQVNPNGGAIALGHPLGMSGARIVLTALHQLEKTGGKKGLATMCVGVGQGLALAIERV from the coding sequence TTGATGCGTGAAGTATTCATCTGCGACGCGATTCGCACCCCCATTGGCCGTTTCGGTGGTGGTCTCTCCACTGTCCGCGCCGACGACCTGGCGGCAGCGCCCATCAAGGCCCTGATCGAACGCAACCCGCAGGTCGACTGGACCGCCGTGGACGAAGTGTTCCTGGGCTGCGCCAACCAGGCCGGTGAAGACAACCGTAACGTCGCGCGCATGGCGCTGCTGCTGGCCGGCCTGCCGGAAAGCATCCCGGGTGTGACCCTCAACCGCCTGTGCGCCTCGGGCATGGACGCGATCGGTACTGCGTTCCGCGCCATCGCCAGCGGTGAAATGGAACTGGCCATCGCCGGTGGCGTTGAATCCATGTCCCGCGCGCCGTTCGTGATGGGCAAGGCTGACGCTGGGTTCTCGCGCAACATGAAGCTGGAAGACACCACCATCGGCTGGCGCTTCATCAACCCGCTGATGAAGGCCCAGTATGGCGTCGACGCCATGCCGCAGACCGCCGACAACGTCGCCGATGACTACAAGGTCTCCCGCGCCGACCAGGACGCGTTCGCCGTGCGCAGCCAGCAGCGGACCGCCGCCGCCCAGGCCGCCGGCTACTTCGCCGAAGAGATCGTGCCGGTGCGCGTGGCCCACAAGAAGGGTGAAACCATCGTCGATACCGACGAGCACCCCCGCGCCGATACCACTATCGAAACCCTGGCCAAGCTCAAGCCGGTGAATGGCCCTGACAAGACCGTCACCGCCGGCAACGCTTCGGGCGTCAACGACGGCGCGGCAGCGCTGATCCTGGCGTCGGCCGAGGCCGTGAAGAAACACGGCCTCAAGCCACGTGCCCGGGTACTGGGCATGGCCAGCGCCGGCGTCGCCCCACGTGTCATGGGTATCGGCCCGGTACCCGCGGTACGCAAGCTGACCGAGCGCCTGGGCGTTGCCGTCAGCGATTTCGACGTTATCGAACTCAACGAAGCCTTCGCCAGCCAGGGCCTTGCCGTGCTGCGCGAACTGGGCATCGCCGACGACGCCCCGCAGGTCAACCCCAACGGCGGCGCGATTGCCCTGGGCCACCCGCTGGGCATGAGCGGCGCGCGTATCGTGCTGACCGCCTTGCACCAACTGGAAAAAACCGGCGGCAAGAAAGGCCTGGCAACCATGTGCGTGGGTGTTGGCCAAGGGCTGGCACTGGCCATCGAACGCGTCTGA